In Vigna angularis cultivar LongXiaoDou No.4 chromosome 8, ASM1680809v1, whole genome shotgun sequence, one DNA window encodes the following:
- the LOC108345067 gene encoding ATP-dependent Clp protease adapter protein CLPS1, chloroplastic yields the protein MEAALSTALALSPNQLFNAVNPGDKNFALKYCKDRSVVMTMAATGILGKGGGLIERPTIETTTPGRESEFDVRKSRKTSPPFRVLLHNDNFNKREYVVQVLMKVIPGMTIDNAVNIMQEAHHNGLAVVITCAQVDAEDHCMQLRGNGLLSSIEPADGGGC from the exons ATGGAGGCTGCATTAAGCACTGCACTTGCTCTTTCACCTAACCAACTATTCAATGCAGTAAATCCTG GAGATAAAAATTTTGCTTTGAAATATTGCAAAGATCGTAGTGTTGTAATGACAATGGCAGCCACTGGAATATTAGGAAAAGGTGGAGGGTTGATTGAGAGGCCAACCATAGAGACAACAACACCTGGAAGGGAATCCGAATTTGACGTAAG GAAATCGCGGAAAACATCTCCACCATTCCGAGTTTTGCTGCATAATGACAACTTCAACAAGAGAGAATATGTTGTGCAAGTGCTGATGAAGGTGATACCTGGAATGACAATTGATAATGCAGTTAACATCATGCAGGAAGCACATCATAATGGATTAGCAGTGGTGATCACATGTGCTCAAGTGGATGCTGAAGACCACTGCATGCAGTTGAGAGGAAACGGCCTTTTAAGCTCAATTGAGCCAGCTGATGGTGGTGGTTGCTGA